CTTGATTATCTACAGGAATCATCTTTCAAGCAATCTCTTCTTTGTGTATATCTTTGGTGAGAGTTGATTCAAAAAATGAATGCACTGCTTGCTACTTCTAGTTCATCTAAGGACGCCTGGTGCTGACCTAAATATACAGGAAAGcttgtggaggaggaggaaggtaACTTTGCTTTGTGGATGTCTTACATTTTGACTGGTGCCGGGGCAAACTTGATTTCGTGGTTGGTTCTCCCGACATCCTCTGTGTCACTTGGAGCATCTGGTGCTGTTTTTGGCCTTTTCACCATTAGTGTTCTAGTTAAGGTGATTAACTCaatcttttttatttcaaaatttctTACTTAACAAGACAGAACCAGCCAGCCACTGTATTTCTTTTGAAACGTTTCCTCAATATCATGGCAGATGTCATGGGACTGGAGAAAGATCCTTGAGGTGCTTATCCTGGGGCAATTTGTTGTTGACAAGGTACCTCCATGACACTGTTTTACTGCTTTCCTTAAACATTTTTTGAAGTAGAAGAATGGATATTTATTGCAGAATTGTATCAGAATGTATGATTTTATTTTGTCACCACCTTATTTTACATGGAAAATGAACACTAACAGTATGAAAAGGTTTCCATGGAGGGCAATGGCTGGAACAACTGTGCTAGAGAGAACAGTTATCTATTACAGTTTCAACTTTCAAAACCAGGTTCAAGATAATTGAACATGCGCTGAACCAGGCAAATTTGCACCCTGCCACCCTCCCCAGGGGAAGTAGTTAAACATTTGACcatattttgttgtgtttgaaTTGAAAACCTCTCACAATGTGCAACTCCACTGGTTAGTTACACATCCTCACAATATTCTGAAGGACCAGGATAGTAATCATAGACTTCTAGTGATGATTTGAAGCACACCTTCTGTTAGTAATTAAAGTTACACTAAAGTATGTACTCGCTGTTATGAAATGCTTAGTGGATTGTTGTCTCTTAAGGCATGACAATAACTGGACCGCTAACATGTACATTACAGTCTAGTTGATAATTGCTATGTTTCCAATTGTCTATTTTATGTTTGAAGTTCAGTTCTGTCAGTGCCAAACAAGAACTTCCCTTCGAACGTCTGAAGTTCCTCTGGTCTGATCAACTTTCCTTTACCTAATAGGTCATGGAAGCAGCACGAGCAACAACAATCATGGGTCAATCATTTCAAGTAAACAACATTGCTCATGTGTCAGGTGCTTTCGTAGGTGCAGCATTGGTGTTCCTGGTCAGCAGAATCCACTTTTCATCCAACGATGATAGCCCCAAGACAACAAAAGAGAGTAAATAGGGAAAAAAGTTTATCAACTAACATCATATTATCATTCATTACATTTCTTTATATGATAACTTGACATTGTTCTAAAAATTCAGTTATGACATTTCTGATTTAAATGAAAGATCATCTAAAAATTCAGTAATGGCGGCGCATCACGTCCTGGTACCCTCCGGCCTCCACCATGGGATGGCCATTCCGGCTGCCGCCGGCAGCTCCCAGCCTCGCCACGGCAGCCGGCTCGACCTCCGGCCGGTGAACGGGCCCGACGGCGTCGACCGCCTTCTCGTTCATGCACGTCATCAGCAGGCTGCTGCCAGTGGCGGTGATCCCgcttctcctcctccggcggTCGTTCTTCACCGCGGCGTGCCGCAATGTGCTGTCCTCACCGTAGTTGAAGTAGTGGTAGTAGCAGCCCGAAGCCGCGCTGGAGAAGTTGCCGGACGCCGCGCCGTCCGCGGTGACCATGCTCCAGACGACGCTCGCCTCGCTCGGTGGGTACGCGCACCCGAGCTCGCTCGGAgccgcgtcgtcgtcctcggcgcCGGGGCTTCCTCCACCGCCAGCGGCCGCGCGCCGAGCATTTCCGGCGACGATTGTAAAAGCAGAGCTCTGCGTCGCTGGGCCGAGCGCGCTCCCTTGGTCTCCCAACGGCGGcctgaacttttcaaaagaTTTCACGCGCCGCGGCTCCTCGCCGGAGGATGCCGTCGCTGCGGGATGCAAGACCGCCGGCATGGGCAATTCGACCGAGTTggcagcccggcggcggccgtgcccTGCGGTGTCAATGGGGGAAAACGCCTCCATTCCGGCAAGGCCTTCGTCGCCTTCGAGGAGCCATCTGCCGCTGCCAGCCCTGACCGTCACTGGCGTGGCCTCCTCGAACAGGGGCTCCGGTGGGATCATCTCTGTTTCTGGAGACAGCTCGCTCTCAGCGTTACATTTCTTGCCACCGGCACCGGGGACGTCGCCAGCGGCTTCCGTTTCGTCGGCGCTCACCGActcctcgccctcgccgtcgccgtcgccgcgggcgCAAGCGCAGCCCGCCACGGCGAGCAGCCACCGCCGCAGGTTAGAGTTAGACGACGACGATGCGCGCCTGCGCTCGTCGCGCCCGCTCTCCGCCCCAGAACAAGGCTCCGCTTCGGCGACCggagtggcggcgccggcgccggcgccggcgcgcaacTTGTCATCCGAGGGCTGGATAAGCAAGGGAAGCAGCGCGGAACGGCTGTTCCAGCTCGCCTCCGACGAGCTGGTGCCCGCCGTGGCGACGGACCGGGCGTGCTCGAGCGTCCCCGTCCTGAACGCGGACGACGACAgcgacagcgacgacgacgagcgccCGCACCACAGCGCGTCGTCCCCGTAGAAGTAGCGCTCGGCGGCGAAGACCCCGATCTCGTCGGGGTCGTCGGCGGCGTCCCAGCGATCCGgcttcaccgccgccggtgcTCTACGTCTGTCCATGCCCGGCGGCTCAAGGCTAGGCCCGAGCCCGaccctgcctgctgctgttggCACACGGCATGGCATCTGCACAGAGCACGGGCGCTACCTATATCTCGCGCCCAGAGCGTGCGGCCAGCGGCTGCGGGAGATGGTCTGGTCTCTGGTGGAGGGAGCTCTCGCGGACGCGGACGCCATTGTCAGGGCTTGATTGCTATGGGCCCGACGCGAGAAATTCCTCGGGCGTCCCCTTGTCTGTTGGTCGCCGGTAGCTCTCGGGAGGATTTCCTTCATCTTTGTGGCTGTTCTGCTCCGACGCCTCGCAGTCGCGGCGTCCATACTTGGCCAAGCAAGTTCGGCCAAGCAATCAACTGGCACCCAGATGTCTCAACATAATCATCATAATGAACAAAGACACATTTAGGACATATTTGGAGGAAGGGAAGTATGACTCTAAAAATTGTAGGAATTTGTTTTTAAGTTTGCAGTAAATTCTAAATCACCTTTTCAATTCAAACTTATTATGAGCAAGTGATTCGTTTTGAAGCCTCCATGTTAATCCAGATTCTTTTAAAAGTTAACCAAAAAATTGGCAGTAGGACATCTTTCAAAGTTGGCTAAATTTCCCCTGTAATCACTAAAAAACACCTCTTTAATTTACCAGAAAATACTCTTCAACCATCCTAATTTGCTGCAGGATACCGGAGTCTACTTTTTATTCAGATTAATTGAAAAGTAATAAGAAATGGACAAATTACCTTAAGCTATGCATGCGTGGTCAAAATTTATGCAATTCTTACACTCCCTACATACGTGGTCAAATGCTCCAGCAACGGCCAAGTTTAGGCCATCCCGGTGCCTAGAAACGAGCTCCGCCTCTCACGTGCAGCTGCGCATGGCCTATTTCATCCACTTGACCCTCTATTTTTGAGTTGCTCGCTCGAGGCTTGACATCATCTCGATCAGGTTGCTAGATCCCATCGCATCGTCCAAGAAACAGAAGAGGACGGGCCACCATGCCGCAGTTGCGTAGCCTCGTCGCGCTGCTCCTGGCTGCCACGGCCGTGGCTGCcgtggccgtcgccggcgcaggCAAGCCGGGGTTCGTCGTCACCGGGCGCGTGTACTGCGACAACTGCCGCGCCGGGTTCGAGACCAACGTCTCCCACAACATCCAAGGTGAGAGCCCTGATTTATTTGATTTGTTGGCCGTTGCCGTTGCCATTGCCACTGCAGGCGTGATGCCTGCAATGCACTGCAGGCGCGACGGTGTCGATGGAGTGCCGGCACTTCGAGACGCAGAAGCTGCACGACAAGGCGGAGGCGACGACGGACGCGGGCGGGTGGTACCGGATGGACATCGGCTTGGTCTTCCACACCGACCCGACCACGCATTGTTCCTCAAGATCAATTCATGGGTGGACATATATTAGCAAACAGATTTAATTCCTTGTTAGAAATAAAAACTAGTAGTAATCTGCATCTTGTTGATGTTGATTTCCCTTGCATTAATTATATTGGTGTGTAGACTCTTGTACTAATAATAACCTTGCACAAACAGAAAAAGGAACAAGTATATATATTGCAGAGCGCTTGATCTTGATAATCTTTGATACTCTATATCGAGGTCCGAAATTTAGATTGATCCAATAGTAAGTAGCTGTACTATTCTGTTATGTGAATGATCGATATTTTCAGAGTTTGGGCTGCAGCCCAAATTAATGTACAGTCCAAAACAAAAGGGAGCGGCgatctgccccccccccccccctcccccaacTGGGCCGTGCCTGCCTCGTGTGCGTTGTGATTTCTATAACCGGAGCGGCGACCATCCTTACTCCAACTGCATGCATGTCTGCATCGCTGCCGGTTCACACCGTGCGCAGCTcacgcgccggcgccgcaaCCTATAAAAGGGCAAGGCAAACCCACCTGCCCGCCCAGAGAAGGCGGCGCTCCAAGTCTCGAGACCGAGCGCGGCACGATGGACATGGACAATAACACACCGATGCCGGCGCCGGACGAGGCGCCCGAGCGGCTGGCCACGAAGAAGTCGTCGTGGAGCAAGGGCGGGGACGCCGTGCTGCGGGAGCCGGGAGCATGTGCGGCTGCACGGCGAGCAGAACCGGGAGGGCGTCAGCGCCGCGCTGCCCGGCCGCAGCGCCCGGTCGTGCCGCCTCCGCTGGTGCCAGCACCTGGCccccggcgtcgccgccggccggcccttcTCCGCCGAGGAGGACGCGCTCATCGTCGCGTGCCACCGCGCCCACCCCAACAAGTGGGCCACCATCGCGCccacggccatggcggcgtTGAGGGCGATGGTGCAGGCTGTTCGGGCGCCGTAGATTTTGTGCTCGTTTAATTTTTGCTGTGATTCTGATTTCTGACGAAtttctgaagaatagtttctaCCTTGCAACACTGCTGCATGAGAATTCCACTGAAAATTCGTTATACTAGAAAACCGCGCGGCTTTGCCGCTTATGGCCATCGTTagctcttcttttttcttttttcttttttttctcctttgtaGTTTGGTACATCAGTATGA
The nucleotide sequence above comes from Panicum virgatum strain AP13 chromosome 3K, P.virgatum_v5, whole genome shotgun sequence. Encoded proteins:
- the LOC120697080 gene encoding rhomboid-like protein 11, chloroplastic isoform X2; its protein translation is MAQQLLLLLPAPSRAFSKPLPSQSPTLASLSLRHHVSVSAAARRGLLRCGMKRSGLVAELEIAKDKQPQSRRANGIFWILLLNFGIYVADHLFQIREIKSLYLYHALPTWYQFVTSTFCHANWNHLSSNLFFVYIFGKLVEEEEGNFALWMSYILTGAGANLISWLVLPTSSVSLGASGAVFGLFTISVLVKMSWDWRKILEVLILGQFVVDKVMEAARATTIMGQSFQVNNIAHVSGAFVGAALVFLVSRIHFSSNDDSPKTTKESK
- the LOC120697079 gene encoding protein PHYTOCHROME KINASE SUBSTRATE 1-like — encoded protein: MPCRVPTAAGRVGLGPSLEPPGMDRRRAPAAVKPDRWDAADDPDEIGVFAAERYFYGDDALWCGRSSSSLSLSSSAFRTGTLEHARSVATAGTSSSEASWNSRSALLPLLIQPSDDKLRAGAGAGAATPVAEAEPCSGAESGRDERRRASSSSNSNLRRWLLAVAGCACARGDGDGEGEESVSADETEAAGDVPGAGGKKCNAESELSPETEMIPPEPLFEEATPVTVRAGSGRWLLEGDEGLAGMEAFSPIDTAGHGRRRAANSVELPMPAVLHPAATASSGEEPRRVKSFEKFRPPLGDQGSALGPATQSSAFTIVAGNARRAAAGGGGSPGAEDDDAAPSELGCAYPPSEASVVWSMVTADGAASGNFSSAASGCYYHYFNYGEDSTLRHAAVKNDRRRRRSGITATGSSLLMTCMNEKAVDAVGPVHRPEVEPAAVARLGAAGGSRNGHPMVEAGGYQDVMRRHY
- the LOC120700524 gene encoding pollen-specific protein C13-like; this encodes MPQLRSLVALLLAATAVAAVAVAGAGKPGFVVTGRVYCDNCRAGFETNVSHNIQGATVSMECRHFETQKLHDKAEATTDAGGWYRMDIGLNREGVSAALPGRSARSCRLRWCQHLAPGVAAGRPFSAEEDALIVACHRAHPNKWATIAPTAMAALRAMVQAVRAP